From Streptomyces sp. 6-11-2, one genomic window encodes:
- a CDS encoding TetR/AcrR family transcriptional regulator produces the protein MMPAARESLLDAAYTALTRRPWAAVRMVDVAAAAGVSRQTLYNEFGSKEGFARALVRREADGYLIGVDRALTIPADPRERLTAAAEWTVSAARDNALVKAMLTGCWSERLPSPALAAVPSFSAVPAQRRADGPLPSPGDFVAIVRDRAVTLLSAPGTPRADTLELARACELVIRLALSCVAAPPDRGGVAELVRGALPRQPG, from the coding sequence ATGATGCCTGCAGCGCGGGAATCCCTGCTGGACGCCGCCTACACGGCGCTGACACGGCGGCCGTGGGCCGCGGTGCGGATGGTCGACGTGGCCGCGGCGGCCGGGGTCTCCCGGCAGACGCTGTACAACGAGTTCGGCAGCAAGGAGGGGTTCGCGCGGGCCCTGGTCAGGCGGGAGGCGGACGGCTATCTCATCGGGGTCGACCGGGCACTGACCATCCCCGCCGACCCGCGTGAGCGGCTCACCGCCGCCGCCGAGTGGACCGTGTCCGCCGCCCGGGACAACGCGCTGGTGAAGGCCATGCTCACCGGCTGCTGGAGCGAACGGCTGCCCTCGCCGGCGCTGGCGGCGGTGCCGTCCTTCAGCGCGGTTCCGGCCCAGCGCCGGGCCGACGGCCCGCTGCCGTCGCCCGGCGACTTCGTGGCGATCGTCCGCGACCGTGCCGTGACCCTGCTCTCCGCCCCCGGCACCCCCAGGGCGGACACCCTCGAACTGGCCCGCGCCTGCGAGCTGGTGATCCGCCTCGCCCTGTCGTGCGTGGCGGCGCCACCGGACCGGGGCGGGGTCGCCGAACTGGTACGCGGCGCGCTCCCGCGCCAACCGGGCTGA
- a CDS encoding catalase, whose amino-acid sequence MTQGPLTTEAGAPVADNQNSETAGVGGPVLVQDQLLLEKLAHFNRERIPERVVHARGAGAYGTFTVTADVTTYTRATFLSEVGKQTETFLRFSTVAGNLGAADAVRDPRGFALKFYTEEGNYDLVGNNTPVFFIKDAIKFPDFIHTQKRDPYTGSQEADNVWDFWGLSPESTHQVTWLFGDRGIPASYRHMNGYGSHTYQWSNEAGEVFWVKYHFKTDQGIKSLTAEEAARLAGEDPDSHQRDLREAIERGEYPTWTVQVQIMPAADAATYRFNPFDLTKVWPHEDYPPIEIGKLELNRNPENIFAEVEQSIFSPAHFVPGIGPSPDKMLQGRLFAYGDAHRYRVGINADHLPVNRPHATEARTNSRDGYLYDGRHKGAKNYEPNSFGGPFQTDRPLWQPVPVSGVTGDHEAAVHAEDNDFVQAGNLYRLMSDEEKERLIGNLAGAISQVSREDIAERAIGNFRQADDDFGKRLEAAVQALRG is encoded by the coding sequence GTGACCCAGGGGCCGCTCACGACGGAGGCCGGTGCTCCGGTTGCCGACAACCAGAACAGCGAGACGGCGGGTGTCGGCGGCCCGGTGCTCGTCCAGGACCAGCTCCTGCTGGAGAAGCTCGCCCACTTCAACCGCGAGCGCATCCCGGAGCGTGTGGTGCACGCCCGTGGCGCCGGCGCCTACGGCACCTTCACGGTCACGGCCGACGTCACCACGTACACGCGTGCCACGTTCCTCTCCGAGGTCGGCAAGCAGACGGAGACCTTCCTCCGCTTCTCGACCGTGGCGGGCAACCTCGGCGCCGCCGACGCGGTCCGCGACCCCCGCGGCTTCGCGCTGAAGTTCTACACCGAGGAGGGCAACTACGACCTCGTCGGCAACAACACCCCGGTGTTCTTCATCAAGGACGCCATCAAGTTCCCCGACTTCATCCACACCCAGAAGCGCGACCCGTACACGGGCAGCCAGGAGGCGGACAACGTCTGGGACTTCTGGGGCCTGTCTCCGGAGTCGACGCACCAGGTGACCTGGCTGTTCGGCGACCGCGGCATCCCGGCGTCGTACCGGCACATGAACGGCTACGGCTCCCACACCTACCAGTGGAGCAACGAGGCCGGCGAGGTCTTCTGGGTCAAGTACCACTTCAAGACCGACCAGGGGATCAAGAGCCTCACCGCCGAGGAGGCCGCCCGGCTCGCCGGTGAGGACCCCGACTCCCACCAGCGCGACCTGCGTGAGGCCATCGAGCGCGGCGAGTACCCGACCTGGACCGTGCAGGTGCAGATCATGCCGGCGGCCGACGCGGCGACCTACCGCTTCAACCCGTTCGACCTCACCAAGGTGTGGCCGCACGAGGACTACCCGCCGATCGAGATCGGCAAGCTGGAGCTCAACCGCAACCCGGAGAACATCTTCGCCGAGGTCGAGCAGTCGATCTTCAGCCCCGCCCACTTCGTGCCGGGCATCGGTCCCTCCCCGGACAAGATGCTCCAGGGCCGCCTCTTCGCGTACGGCGACGCCCACCGCTACCGCGTCGGCATCAACGCCGACCACCTGCCGGTGAACCGTCCGCACGCCACCGAGGCGCGCACCAACTCCCGTGACGGCTACCTGTACGACGGCCGCCACAAGGGTGCGAAGAACTACGAGCCGAACAGCTTCGGCGGGCCGTTCCAGACGGACCGGCCGCTGTGGCAGCCCGTTCCGGTCTCCGGCGTCACCGGTGACCACGAGGCGGCGGTCCACGCAGAGGACAACGACTTCGTCCAGGCCGGCAACCTCTACCGTCTGATGTCGGACGAGGAGAAGGAGCGACTGATCGGCAACCTGGCGGGCGCGATCTCGCAGGTCTCGCGCGAGGACATCGCCGAGCGCGCGATCGGCAACTTCCGTCAGGCGGACGACGACTTCGGCAAGCGGCTGGAGGCCGCGGTCCAAGCCCTGCGCGGCTGA
- the hisN gene encoding histidinol-phosphatase has protein sequence MPDYLDDLRLAHVLADAADAATMDRFKALDLKVETKPDMTPVSEADKAAEELIRGQLQRARPRDAVLGEEYGIEGTGPRRWVVDPIDGTKNYVRGVPVWATLISLMEAGAGGYQPVVGVVSAPALGRRWWAAKGHGAFTGRRLAQASRLQVSRVGELADASFAYSSLGGWEEQGRLDGFLDLTRAVWRTRAYGDFWPYMMVAEGSVDFCAEPELSLWDMAANAIIVTEAGGTFTGLDGRPGPHSGNAAASNGLLHDEMLGYLNQR, from the coding sequence ATGCCGGACTACCTCGACGACCTGCGCCTGGCCCACGTCCTCGCGGACGCCGCCGACGCCGCCACCATGGACCGTTTCAAGGCCCTCGACCTCAAGGTCGAGACGAAGCCGGACATGACCCCGGTCAGCGAAGCGGACAAGGCGGCGGAGGAACTCATCCGCGGCCAGTTGCAACGCGCCCGCCCCCGCGACGCGGTCCTCGGCGAGGAGTACGGCATCGAGGGCACCGGCCCCCGCCGCTGGGTCGTCGACCCGATCGACGGCACCAAGAACTACGTGCGCGGCGTCCCGGTCTGGGCCACGCTCATCTCCCTGATGGAGGCCGGCGCGGGCGGCTACCAGCCCGTCGTGGGTGTCGTCTCCGCCCCCGCCCTGGGCCGCCGCTGGTGGGCCGCCAAGGGCCACGGTGCCTTCACGGGCCGCCGCCTGGCGCAGGCGAGCAGGCTCCAGGTGTCCCGCGTGGGGGAACTCGCGGACGCCTCCTTCGCGTACTCCTCGCTCGGCGGCTGGGAGGAGCAGGGCCGCCTGGACGGCTTCCTCGACCTGACCCGCGCGGTCTGGCGCACCCGTGCCTACGGCGACTTCTGGCCGTACATGATGGTCGCCGAGGGCTCGGTCGACTTCTGCGCCGAGCCGGAGCTGTCCCTGTGGGACATGGCCGCGAACGCGATCATCGTGACCGAGGCCGGGGGCACCTTCACCGGCCTCGACGGCCGCCCCGGCCCGCACAGCGGCAACGCCGCCGCGTCCAACGGGCTGCTGCACGACGAGATGCTGGGGTATCTCAACCAGCGCTGA
- a CDS encoding tetratricopeptide repeat protein: MDVMGDKATLFGTGRFVQASDSKETGGEARDETRDESVAAADEAAELARRRLAAEAGDVEAMSVLGAMLLRRGDLDGAEPHLRSATAGGDRAAANNLGVLLHQRGYADEAAGWWRIAAVAGSAAAAHALGRHHRERGDEPAAEYWLRQSAEQGHVLGAYVLADLLEHRGDTGAERWMRVAAERGHREAEYRLARALDRRAGGKPGGDGAGLMAEAEQWYRQAAARGHRRAALHLGAILERRGDLKEAGRWYLTSAKDGEARAACALGFLLRDAGDAESAALWWLRAAQDGDGNAANALGALHAERGETQTAERWYRAAMDAGDINGAYNLGLLCAEQGRTAQAEQWYRRAAYAGHREASNALAVLLLQGGDTGGAEPWFSKAAEAGSVDAAFNLGILYAGRNLDAQALRWYERAAAAGHTEAALQVGIARLRAGDERAAERHLRCAAGGGSAEAAYRLATVLDARRPPAPAHGLGEPAIQEKTECEEWYERAAGQGHRRAQVRVGMLAAARGDAVEAARWYRRAAESGSRNGAFNLGLLLAREGSEPEAAVWWARAADAGHGRAALRLALVHARRGELAEGQGWADRAVALGPAEVAQRAARLRDALREELSA, encoded by the coding sequence ATGGACGTTATGGGGGACAAGGCAACTCTGTTCGGGACGGGGCGATTTGTGCAGGCTTCCGACTCCAAGGAGACCGGAGGCGAAGCCCGGGACGAGACCCGGGACGAGTCCGTGGCGGCCGCCGACGAGGCCGCGGAGCTGGCGCGCCGTCGCCTCGCCGCCGAGGCGGGCGACGTCGAGGCCATGAGCGTCCTCGGGGCCATGCTGCTGCGCCGCGGCGATCTCGACGGAGCCGAACCCCATCTGCGCTCCGCCACCGCGGGCGGTGACCGCGCCGCGGCCAACAACCTGGGAGTCCTGCTCCACCAGCGCGGATACGCCGACGAGGCCGCCGGGTGGTGGCGTATCGCCGCCGTCGCCGGATCCGCGGCGGCCGCGCACGCGCTCGGGCGGCACCACCGCGAGCGCGGCGACGAGCCCGCTGCCGAATACTGGCTGCGCCAGTCCGCCGAGCAGGGGCACGTCCTCGGCGCCTACGTCCTCGCCGACCTCCTGGAGCACCGCGGCGACACCGGGGCCGAGCGCTGGATGCGGGTCGCCGCGGAGCGGGGGCACCGGGAGGCGGAGTACCGGCTGGCGCGGGCGCTGGACCGGCGGGCCGGGGGGAAGCCCGGCGGTGACGGTGCCGGGCTGATGGCGGAGGCGGAGCAGTGGTACCGCCAGGCCGCGGCGCGCGGACACCGGCGGGCCGCCCTGCACCTGGGCGCCATCCTGGAGCGGCGCGGCGACCTCAAGGAGGCCGGCCGCTGGTACCTGACCTCCGCCAAGGACGGCGAGGCCAGGGCCGCCTGCGCGCTCGGGTTCCTGCTGCGGGACGCCGGTGACGCCGAGAGCGCCGCCCTGTGGTGGCTGAGAGCCGCGCAGGACGGCGACGGCAACGCGGCGAACGCGCTGGGCGCGCTGCACGCCGAGCGCGGCGAGACGCAGACCGCCGAGCGGTGGTACCGGGCGGCGATGGACGCGGGCGACATCAACGGCGCCTACAACCTCGGGCTGCTCTGTGCCGAGCAGGGCCGTACCGCGCAGGCCGAGCAGTGGTACCGGCGCGCGGCCTACGCCGGGCACCGGGAGGCGTCGAACGCGCTGGCCGTCCTGCTGCTCCAGGGCGGGGACACCGGCGGCGCCGAGCCGTGGTTCTCCAAGGCGGCGGAGGCCGGGAGCGTCGACGCCGCGTTCAACCTGGGGATTCTCTACGCCGGGCGGAACCTGGACGCCCAGGCCCTGCGGTGGTACGAGCGGGCGGCTGCGGCCGGGCACACGGAGGCCGCGTTGCAGGTGGGGATCGCCCGGCTGCGGGCGGGCGACGAGCGGGCGGCCGAGCGGCACCTGCGGTGCGCGGCCGGCGGCGGGAGCGCGGAGGCCGCGTACCGGCTGGCCACCGTGCTTGACGCCCGGCGGCCGCCGGCGCCCGCGCACGGGCTCGGGGAGCCGGCGATCCAGGAGAAGACCGAGTGCGAGGAGTGGTACGAGCGGGCGGCCGGCCAGGGGCACCGGCGCGCGCAGGTGCGGGTCGGGATGCTGGCCGCGGCCCGTGGGGACGCGGTCGAGGCGGCGCGGTGGTACCGCAGGGCGGCGGAGTCCGGGTCCCGCAACGGCGCCTTCAACCTGGGACTGCTGCTCGCCCGGGAGGGCAGTGAGCCCGAGGCGGCCGTGTGGTGGGCGCGGGCGGCCGACGCCGGGCACGGGCGGGCGGCACTGCGGCTCGCCCTGGTGCACGCGCGGCGCGGCGAGCTGGCCGAGGGGCAGGGGTGGGCCGACCGGGCCGTGGCACTGGGGCCGGCGGAGGTCGCCCAGCGGGCCGCCCGGCTGCGGGACGCGCTGCGCGAGGAGCTGTCGGCCTGA
- a CDS encoding multidrug efflux SMR transporter, protein MAWLLVIVAGLLETGFAVCLKLSHGFTRLWPTIAFCCFALGSFGLLTLSLKKLDVGPAYAVWTGIGAAGTAIYGMVFLGDLVSTLKLVSISLVVIGVIGLQLSGSAH, encoded by the coding sequence ATGGCGTGGCTGCTGGTCATCGTTGCCGGGTTGCTCGAGACCGGCTTCGCCGTGTGCCTGAAGCTGTCGCACGGCTTCACCCGGCTCTGGCCGACCATCGCCTTCTGCTGCTTCGCCCTGGGCAGTTTCGGTCTGCTCACCCTGTCCCTGAAGAAGCTCGACGTGGGCCCCGCGTACGCGGTGTGGACCGGCATCGGCGCGGCGGGCACCGCGATCTACGGCATGGTCTTCCTCGGCGACCTGGTCTCCACGCTGAAGCTCGTGTCGATCAGCCTGGTCGTCATCGGGGTGATCGGGCTCCAGCTGTCCGGTTCCGCGCACTGA
- a CDS encoding Fur family transcriptional regulator — translation MSDLLERLRGRGWRMTAQRRVVAEVLDGEHVHLTADEVHARAVAKLPEISRATVYNTLGELVSLGEVLEVATDKRAKRYDPNAHQPHHHLVCAGCGAIRDVHPSGNPLADLPDSERFGFTVSDVEVTYRGLCPNCAAA, via the coding sequence ATGAGTGACCTTCTGGAACGGCTGCGCGGACGCGGATGGCGGATGACCGCGCAGCGGCGCGTGGTGGCCGAGGTCCTCGACGGCGAACACGTCCACCTGACGGCCGACGAGGTCCACGCCAGGGCTGTCGCCAAGCTGCCCGAGATCTCCCGGGCGACCGTCTACAACACGCTGGGCGAGCTGGTCTCCCTCGGCGAGGTCCTGGAAGTCGCCACGGACAAGCGCGCCAAGCGGTACGACCCCAACGCGCACCAGCCGCACCACCACCTGGTCTGCGCCGGCTGCGGCGCGATCCGCGACGTCCATCCGAGCGGCAACCCGCTGGCCGACCTGCCCGACTCGGAGCGCTTCGGCTTCACGGTCTCGGACGTGGAGGTCACGTACCGCGGCCTCTGCCCGAACTGCGCGGCGGCCTGA
- a CDS encoding UPF0182 family protein, which yields MPDRGGGPTGPRMRVGRPSRRARTLLMTLGVLAVLGMVFAMFAGFWTDWLWYRSVHYSSVFTTTLWTKIGLFFVFGLLMAAAVGLNIWLAHRLRPPLSAMSMEQQSLDRYRMSIAPYKKWLLCGITALVGLIAGASAASEWRTWLMWVNGVPFGKQDPQFHLDVSFYAFDLPWYRFLLGFGFAATILSLIAAVLTHYLYGGLRVTSPGARATAAVTGHLSVLLGVFVTLKAVAYWLDRYGLAVKSSDFKATGNWTGLRYVDANAYLPAKTILFCIAVICALLFFATLWRRTWQLPVIGFGLMVLSAILIGGLYPAIVQKFQVEPNEQAKEAPYVQKNLKATREAYGIDDSKVADYAGTSSTQDKAKLRDAAVDAASYRLMDPNIVSPTFEQLQQVRNYYGFPSNLAVDRYKTKDGKVQDTVIGLRELNLAGIPKNNWINDHFRYTHGYGVVAAKGTEADSEGRPVFTEYNLPSTGDLPRYQQRIYYGEKTTTYSIVGGPQKEIDYSDDSGEKTTSYKGDSGVSLSNPLNRAAYAMAFSEPQILYSGAIGDGSRILYNRTPKQRVEAVAPWLTIDGVSYPAVVDGRVQWIVDAYTTTNGYPYASRTTLGDTTLDSLTAANNQRVVAQQNQVNYIRNSVKATVDAYTGEVKLYQWDTKDPVLKTWMKAFPGTVEPKKDISPELMSHIRYPQDLFKVQRELLTRYHVTDAQTFLSGSEVWQIPNDPTNKSGDAVPPYYLSLKMPGESSQTFSLTTTMTPNGRDNLSAFMTVNADANTSDYGKISILKLPTGKTIDGPKRVQSQFNSEPSIAESIRLLKGGDSEVEYGNLLTVPLDGGLLYVEPVYLRGGGLKYPLLRKVLVTYGGNTAFEDTLDKALNKVFGTEGSTTEPPGSETGGGGTGSGETKPPPSNNPTVQEALKDAQKAFDDGQTALKNGDWQAYGQAQKDLQDALKRAEDAQAQAGKAGGSGKPADGKATDGKGGASPGASAGPAPDSSPSGSPSGG from the coding sequence ATGCCGGACCGCGGCGGAGGCCCGACAGGGCCGCGGATGAGAGTGGGCCGTCCGTCCCGGCGTGCCAGGACCCTGCTCATGACACTGGGCGTCCTCGCCGTCCTCGGCATGGTCTTCGCCATGTTCGCGGGCTTCTGGACGGACTGGCTGTGGTACCGGTCGGTGCACTACTCGTCCGTGTTCACCACCACACTGTGGACCAAGATCGGACTGTTCTTCGTCTTCGGCCTGCTGATGGCGGCCGCGGTCGGCCTGAACATCTGGCTGGCGCACCGGCTGCGGCCGCCGCTGAGCGCCATGTCGATGGAGCAGCAGAGCCTGGACCGCTACCGGATGAGCATCGCGCCGTACAAGAAGTGGCTGCTGTGCGGCATCACGGCGCTCGTCGGGCTGATCGCCGGTGCCTCCGCCGCGAGCGAGTGGCGGACCTGGCTGATGTGGGTCAACGGCGTGCCGTTCGGCAAGCAGGACCCGCAGTTCCACCTGGACGTCTCCTTCTACGCCTTCGACCTGCCCTGGTACCGCTTCCTGCTGGGCTTCGGCTTCGCCGCCACGATCCTGTCCCTGATCGCCGCGGTGCTCACGCACTACCTGTACGGCGGGCTGCGCGTCACCAGCCCCGGCGCGCGTGCCACGGCCGCGGTGACCGGGCACCTGTCGGTACTCCTCGGCGTCTTCGTGACGCTGAAGGCGGTGGCCTACTGGCTCGACCGGTACGGACTGGCGGTGAAGTCGAGCGACTTCAAGGCGACCGGCAACTGGACGGGCCTGAGGTACGTCGACGCCAACGCCTATCTGCCGGCCAAGACGATCCTGTTCTGCATCGCCGTCATCTGCGCGCTGCTGTTCTTCGCCACCCTGTGGCGGCGCACCTGGCAGCTGCCGGTCATCGGCTTCGGCCTGATGGTGCTCTCGGCCATACTCATCGGCGGCCTGTACCCGGCGATCGTGCAGAAGTTCCAGGTCGAGCCCAACGAGCAGGCCAAGGAAGCCCCGTACGTCCAGAAGAACCTCAAGGCGACCCGTGAGGCGTACGGCATCGACGACTCCAAGGTCGCCGACTACGCGGGCACGAGCAGCACCCAGGACAAGGCGAAGCTGCGGGACGCGGCCGTCGACGCGGCCAGTTACCGGCTGATGGACCCGAACATCGTGTCGCCGACGTTCGAGCAGCTCCAGCAGGTGCGCAACTACTACGGCTTCCCGTCCAACCTGGCCGTCGACCGGTACAAGACCAAGGACGGCAAGGTCCAGGACACCGTCATCGGCCTGCGCGAGCTGAACCTCGCCGGGATCCCGAAGAACAACTGGATCAACGACCACTTCCGCTACACCCACGGCTACGGCGTGGTCGCGGCCAAGGGCACCGAGGCCGACTCCGAGGGCCGCCCGGTGTTCACCGAGTACAACCTGCCGTCCACGGGCGACCTCCCGCGGTACCAGCAGCGGATCTACTACGGCGAGAAGACCACCACCTACTCCATCGTCGGCGGTCCCCAGAAGGAGATCGACTACTCCGACGACAGCGGTGAGAAGACCACCAGCTACAAGGGCGACAGCGGGGTCAGCCTCTCCAACCCGCTGAACCGGGCCGCGTACGCGATGGCGTTCAGCGAGCCGCAGATCCTCTACTCCGGTGCGATCGGCGACGGCTCGCGCATCCTGTACAACCGCACGCCCAAGCAGCGCGTCGAGGCGGTCGCCCCGTGGCTGACGATCGACGGGGTCTCGTACCCGGCGGTGGTCGACGGACGGGTCCAGTGGATCGTCGACGCCTACACGACCACCAACGGCTATCCGTACGCCTCGCGCACCACCCTCGGTGACACGACGCTGGACTCGCTGACCGCCGCCAACAACCAGCGGGTGGTGGCCCAGCAGAACCAGGTCAACTACATCCGCAACTCGGTGAAGGCGACCGTCGACGCCTACACGGGCGAGGTCAAGCTGTACCAATGGGACACCAAGGACCCGGTCCTGAAGACCTGGATGAAGGCGTTCCCGGGCACGGTCGAGCCGAAGAAGGACATCTCTCCGGAGCTGATGTCCCACATCCGGTATCCGCAGGACCTGTTCAAGGTGCAGCGCGAGCTGCTCACGCGCTACCACGTCACGGACGCGCAGACCTTCCTCAGCGGCAGCGAGGTGTGGCAGATCCCCAACGACCCGACCAACAAGTCGGGCGACGCGGTGCCGCCGTACTACCTGAGCCTCAAGATGCCCGGTGAGTCGTCGCAGACGTTCTCGCTGACGACGACGATGACGCCGAACGGCCGTGACAACCTGAGCGCGTTCATGACGGTCAACGCCGACGCGAACACGAGCGATTACGGCAAGATCAGCATCCTGAAGCTGCCGACGGGCAAGACGATCGACGGCCCGAAGCGGGTGCAGAGCCAGTTCAACTCCGAACCCTCCATCGCCGAGTCCATCCGGCTGCTGAAGGGCGGCGACTCGGAGGTCGAGTACGGCAACCTGCTGACGGTGCCGCTCGACGGCGGACTGCTCTACGTGGAGCCGGTCTACCTGCGTGGCGGCGGGCTCAAGTACCCCTTGCTGCGCAAGGTCCTGGTGACGTACGGCGGGAACACCGCGTTCGAGGACACGCTCGACAAGGCGCTCAACAAGGTCTTCGGCACGGAGGGTTCGACCACCGAGCCGCCCGGCTCCGAGACCGGCGGCGGTGGGACCGGCAGTGGCGAGACCAAGCCGCCGCCGTCGAACAACCCGACGGTCCAGGAGGCGTTGAAGGACGCCCAGAAGGCCTTCGACGACGGTCAGACCGCCCTGAAGAACGGTGACTGGCAGGCGTACGGCCAGGCACAGAAGGACCTTCAGGACGCGCTGAAGCGGGCCGAGGACGCGCAGGCGCAGGCGGGGAAGGCCGGCGGCAGCGGCAAGCCCGCCGACGGCAAGGCCACTGACGGCAAGGGTGGCGCGAGCCCGGGTGCGAGCGCCGGTCCGGCACCGGACAGCAGTCCGAGCGGTAGCCCGAGCGGGGGCTGA
- the rsgA gene encoding ribosome small subunit-dependent GTPase A, protein MRRYGKHTDEDDIRSRPNRKGNRPRTNIRPKHEDAAEGMVLTVDRGRLTCLVDGRAVVAMKARELGRKAAVVGDRVALVGDLSGTKDTLARIVRIEERGSVLRRTADDDDPYERVVVANADQLAIVTALADPEPRPRLIDRCLVAAYDGGLEPLLVLTKSDLAPPDKLLELYGDLDIPYVVTSRAELDAGAAADRVREHLDGKVTAFVGHSGVGKTTLVNALVPAERRRVTGHVNAVTGRGRHTTTSALALPLAGAAGWVVDTPGVRSFGLAHIDPFRVIHAFPDLEPGTEGCPRACSHDEPDCALDAWVAEGHADPARLYSLRRLLATRERKEGD, encoded by the coding sequence ATGCGCCGCTACGGCAAGCACACCGACGAGGACGACATCCGCAGCCGCCCCAACCGCAAGGGCAACCGGCCGCGCACGAACATCCGCCCCAAGCACGAGGACGCCGCCGAGGGCATGGTCCTCACCGTCGACCGGGGACGGCTGACGTGCCTCGTCGACGGCCGCGCGGTCGTCGCCATGAAGGCCCGCGAACTCGGCCGCAAGGCCGCCGTCGTGGGCGACCGGGTGGCCCTGGTCGGTGACCTGTCCGGGACGAAGGACACCCTCGCGCGCATCGTCCGCATCGAGGAGCGCGGCTCGGTCCTGCGCCGCACCGCGGACGACGACGACCCCTACGAGCGCGTGGTCGTCGCGAACGCCGACCAACTGGCCATCGTCACCGCGCTCGCCGACCCCGAACCGCGCCCCCGGCTGATCGACCGCTGCCTGGTCGCGGCGTACGACGGCGGTCTGGAGCCGCTGCTGGTCCTGACGAAGTCGGACCTGGCCCCGCCGGACAAACTCCTGGAGCTGTACGGGGATCTGGACATCCCCTACGTCGTCACGAGCCGTGCGGAGCTGGACGCCGGCGCCGCCGCGGACCGGGTGCGCGAGCATCTCGACGGGAAGGTCACGGCGTTCGTCGGCCACTCCGGCGTGGGCAAGACGACACTCGTCAACGCACTGGTGCCGGCGGAGCGGCGGCGGGTGACGGGACATGTGAACGCGGTGACCGGCCGGGGCCGGCACACCACCACCTCCGCGCTCGCGCTGCCGCTGGCGGGTGCGGCCGGCTGGGTCGTGGACACCCCGGGCGTACGGTCGTTCGGGCTCGCGCACATCGATCCGTTCCGGGTCATCCACGCCTTCCCCGACCTGGAACCGGGCACCGAGGGCTGCCCGCGCGCGTGCAGCCACGACGAGCCGGACTGCGCGCTGGACGCGTGGGTCGCCGAGGGGCACGCGGACCCGGCCCGGCTGTACTCGCTGCGCCGGCTGCTGGCCACGCGGGAGCGCAAGGAAGGCGACTGA
- a CDS encoding cyclic nucleotide-binding/CBS domain-containing protein yields MLVRDAMSTVVLTIGPAHTLRQAAALMSARHVGAAVVHDPDAGGIGILTERDVLNSVGLGQNPDTERVHAHTTTDVVFAAPSWTLEEAARAMTRGGFRHLIVLDHDEPAGIVSVRDIIRCWAPVRQHAAAAGAGTA; encoded by the coding sequence ATGCTCGTCCGCGACGCCATGAGCACGGTGGTCCTCACCATCGGTCCCGCACACACCCTCCGACAGGCGGCGGCGCTGATGTCCGCGCGCCACGTCGGCGCCGCCGTCGTCCACGACCCGGACGCAGGCGGCATCGGCATCCTCACCGAACGCGACGTCCTCAACTCCGTGGGCCTGGGCCAGAACCCGGACACGGAGCGCGTACACGCGCACACCACCACGGACGTCGTGTTCGCCGCGCCGTCCTGGACCCTGGAGGAGGCGGCGCGGGCCATGACCCGCGGCGGCTTCCGGCACCTCATCGTCCTGGACCACGACGAGCCGGCGGGCATCGTCTCGGTCCGCGACATCATCCGCTGCTGGGCGCCGGTCCGGCAGCACGCTGCGGCCGCGGGCGCGGGCACGGCCTGA
- a CDS encoding PPA1309 family protein produces the protein MSNTPMAANPLTRAVLEIDEYASGLGWDQPARLFALVDTAQLRSQEPALAAQLGLEDEQETSGLTPVEQDEVPADRPLDEFLATIAWPGAVAGCALTVERLMLPPSAEAQVPQGLDGPKLAKWVAGHPERQEVRMTVAVLRDGARESALRLREKDSATEVLTGADLVPGLAEALAATFED, from the coding sequence ATGTCCAACACTCCCATGGCAGCGAACCCGCTCACCCGGGCGGTACTCGAAATCGACGAGTACGCCTCCGGCCTCGGCTGGGACCAGCCCGCTCGCCTCTTCGCCCTCGTAGACACCGCGCAGCTGCGGTCCCAGGAACCCGCCCTCGCGGCCCAGCTCGGCCTGGAGGACGAGCAGGAGACCTCCGGTCTCACCCCGGTCGAGCAGGACGAGGTCCCGGCCGACCGGCCCCTCGACGAGTTCCTCGCCACCATCGCCTGGCCCGGGGCGGTGGCCGGCTGCGCGCTGACCGTGGAGCGCCTGATGCTGCCCCCGTCCGCCGAGGCGCAGGTCCCGCAGGGACTGGACGGGCCGAAGCTGGCGAAGTGGGTGGCCGGCCACCCCGAGCGCCAGGAGGTCCGCATGACGGTCGCGGTCCTGCGCGACGGCGCCCGGGAGTCGGCCCTCCGCCTGCGTGAGAAGGACTCCGCCACGGAGGTCCTCACCGGCGCCGACCTGGTGCCGGGGCTCGCCGAGGCCCTGGCCGCGACCTTCGAGGACTGA